In Achromobacter spanius, the following proteins share a genomic window:
- a CDS encoding UxaA family hydrolase: MSQNEMAFIRIHPADNVVIARRQLVSGTRLEGEGVTVQGLVPPGHKVAVRAIAAGEPVRRYNQIIGVARQAIAAGQHVHTHNLEFSEFERDYAVGQGAHATDYVAQPATFEGIVRADGRIATRNYIGILTSVNCSATVARAIADHFRRDIHPDALAACPNVDGVVALTHGAGCATGSEGEPLKVLRRTLGGYARHANFGGLMVVGLGCETNQIGGLMEQEGLRESGLLHTFNIQDTGGTRKTVARGIELVERMLDQANQVRRQPVAASHLTVGLQCGGSDGYSGISANPALGAAVDLLVRHGGTAILSETPEIYGGEHLLTRRAQTPAVAEKLLARVRWWEDYCARNDAEMDNNPSAGNKAGGLTTILEKSLGAIAKSGTTNLTDVFEYAEPVRTRGLVFMDTPGYDPVSATGQVAGGANLICFTTGRGSAYGCAPAPSLKLSTNTALWQRQSDDIDINCGEVVDGAQTVAQMGERIFQLMLQTASGRRTRSEEHGYGQNEFVPWQLGAVM, from the coding sequence ATGTCCCAGAACGAAATGGCGTTCATCCGCATCCACCCGGCGGACAACGTGGTGATCGCCCGGCGCCAACTGGTCAGCGGCACGCGGCTGGAAGGCGAAGGCGTGACGGTGCAGGGGCTGGTGCCGCCCGGCCACAAGGTGGCCGTGCGCGCCATTGCGGCGGGCGAGCCGGTGCGCCGCTACAACCAGATCATCGGCGTGGCGCGCCAGGCCATCGCGGCCGGACAGCATGTCCACACGCACAACCTGGAGTTCTCTGAATTCGAGCGCGACTACGCCGTGGGGCAGGGCGCGCACGCCACCGATTACGTGGCGCAACCCGCCACCTTCGAGGGCATCGTGCGCGCCGATGGCCGCATCGCCACGCGCAACTACATCGGCATCCTGACCAGCGTGAACTGTTCTGCCACGGTGGCACGCGCCATCGCCGACCACTTCCGCCGCGACATCCATCCCGACGCGCTGGCCGCCTGTCCGAACGTGGACGGCGTGGTGGCGCTGACGCACGGCGCGGGCTGTGCCACCGGCAGCGAGGGCGAGCCGCTGAAAGTGCTGCGCCGCACGCTGGGTGGCTATGCGCGCCACGCCAACTTCGGCGGGCTGATGGTGGTGGGGCTGGGTTGCGAAACCAACCAGATCGGCGGTTTGATGGAACAAGAAGGCCTGCGTGAAAGCGGCCTCTTGCACACGTTCAACATCCAGGACACCGGCGGCACGCGCAAAACCGTGGCGCGTGGCATTGAATTGGTCGAGCGCATGCTGGACCAGGCCAACCAGGTGCGGCGCCAGCCGGTGGCGGCTAGCCATCTGACGGTGGGCCTGCAATGCGGCGGTTCCGATGGCTATTCGGGCATCAGCGCCAACCCGGCGCTGGGCGCGGCGGTGGACCTGCTGGTGCGCCATGGCGGCACCGCGATCCTGTCGGAAACGCCCGAGATCTATGGAGGCGAACACTTGCTCACGCGCCGCGCCCAAACACCCGCCGTGGCTGAAAAACTGCTGGCGCGCGTGCGCTGGTGGGAAGACTACTGCGCCCGCAATGACGCCGAAATGGATAACAACCCATCGGCCGGCAACAAGGCGGGCGGGCTGACCACCATTCTGGAAAAGTCGCTGGGCGCCATCGCCAAGAGCGGCACCACCAACCTGACCGACGTGTTCGAATACGCCGAGCCCGTGCGCACGCGCGGGCTGGTGTTCATGGACACGCCGGGCTACGACCCCGTCTCCGCCACCGGCCAGGTGGCGGGCGGCGCCAACCTGATCTGCTTCACCACGGGTCGTGGTTCCGCCTACGGCTGCGCGCCCGCGCCGTCCTTGAAGCTGTCGACCAACACCGCCTTGTGGCAGCGCCAGTCCGACGACATCGACATCAATTGCGGTGAAGTAGTGGACGGCGCACAAACCGTGGCGCAGATGGGCGAACGCATTTTCCAGCTAATGCTGCAAACGGCATCGGGACGCCGCACGCGCAGTGAAGAGCACGGGTATGGCCAGAACGAGTTCGTGCCCTGGCAACTGGGCGCGGTGATGTAG
- a CDS encoding mannitol dehydrogenase family protein, whose product MLERLNSESLPRLPADVEKPAYDRSRLTPGIVHLGLGAFHRAHQAVMTDLAIEASGDLSWGILGVSLRSRATRDALTPQDGLYTLALREGGTDGQAREQLRVVGSVLRVMVAEEDPNAVLERIAYPQTRIVSLTVTEKGYSHEPATGYLRWDDPDILHDLENPQRPRSTIGILVYGLALRRERGLPPVTLLSCDNLRGNGDMLRSLVLAFALRVDVALTAWIDAHCTFPNSMVDRMVPGTDDGDRQRIATRLGVQDAWPVVGEPYLNWVIEDKFAAGRPAWETQGGATFVRNAEPYERLKLRMVNGPHSTFAYLGILLGHRTISASVQTPALLDFVDAMMRLEIAPTLKGIPGSGLEEYRQRFLARIANPALPHPSAQVAMDGSQKVPQRLLETLRDRLRAGDDINRLTLAVAAWLHYLRGEDEQGARYAIEDPLAARLAKLLSRAEVAARASAPSQAAQRRAMVLAGFKPVFGDLGKKPEFVAALTTHLENLREHGVMFAVEAAT is encoded by the coding sequence ATGCTCGAACGTTTGAATTCGGAGTCGTTGCCACGCCTGCCCGCAGACGTGGAAAAGCCCGCCTATGATCGCAGCCGGCTCACGCCCGGCATCGTGCATTTGGGTCTGGGGGCATTTCATCGCGCGCATCAGGCGGTGATGACGGACCTGGCCATCGAGGCCAGCGGCGACCTGAGCTGGGGCATCCTGGGCGTGTCATTGCGCAGCCGCGCCACGCGCGACGCGCTGACGCCGCAAGACGGCCTGTACACGCTGGCCCTGCGCGAGGGGGGAACCGACGGGCAGGCCCGCGAACAACTGCGCGTGGTGGGCTCCGTGCTGCGCGTGATGGTGGCCGAGGAAGACCCCAACGCCGTGCTCGAGCGCATCGCGTATCCGCAAACCCGCATCGTCAGCCTGACGGTCACCGAAAAAGGCTACAGCCACGAACCGGCCACCGGCTACCTGCGCTGGGACGACCCCGACATTCTTCACGACCTGGAAAACCCGCAGCGCCCGCGCAGCACCATCGGCATCCTGGTCTACGGGTTGGCGCTGCGCCGCGAGCGCGGTCTACCGCCCGTCACGCTGCTGTCTTGCGACAACCTGCGCGGCAACGGCGACATGCTGCGCAGCCTGGTGCTGGCCTTTGCCCTGCGCGTGGACGTGGCGCTGACCGCATGGATCGACGCGCACTGCACCTTTCCCAATTCCATGGTGGACCGCATGGTGCCCGGCACCGACGACGGCGACCGCCAACGCATCGCCACGCGGCTGGGCGTGCAAGACGCCTGGCCCGTGGTGGGCGAGCCCTATCTGAACTGGGTGATCGAAGACAAATTCGCCGCCGGCCGCCCCGCCTGGGAAACGCAGGGCGGCGCTACCTTTGTGCGCAACGCCGAGCCCTACGAACGGCTGAAGCTGCGCATGGTGAATGGGCCGCACTCCACCTTTGCCTACCTGGGCATCTTGTTGGGGCACCGGACCATCAGCGCGTCGGTGCAGACGCCGGCCTTGCTTGATTTTGTCGACGCGATGATGCGGCTGGAAATCGCGCCTACCTTGAAGGGCATTCCGGGCAGTGGGCTGGAGGAATATCGCCAGCGCTTTCTGGCCCGTATCGCCAACCCGGCCTTGCCGCACCCAAGCGCGCAAGTGGCCATGGACGGCTCGCAGAAAGTGCCGCAACGGCTGCTTGAAACCCTGCGCGACCGCCTGCGCGCGGGCGACGACATCAACCGCCTGACGCTTGCCGTGGCGGCGTGGCTGCATTATTTGCGCGGCGAAGACGAACAGGGGGCGCGCTACGCCATCGAAGACCCGTTGGCGGCGCGGCTGGCCAAGCTGCTGTCGCGCGCCGAGGTGGCTGCGCGGGCGTCGGCCCCGTCGCAAGCGGCGCAGCGCCGCGCCATGGTGCTGGCCGGCTTCAAACCCGTGTTTGGCGACCTGGGCAAAAAACCCGAGTTCGTCGCCGCGTTGACCACGCATCTGGAAAACCTGCGCGAGCACGGTGTGATGTTCGCCGTGGAAGCAGCAACCTAA
- a CDS encoding Ldh family oxidoreductase: protein MPADSRVDAVEWERWGAACLRAQDFNEDDARCLAASLTQTSLWGIDSHGMARLPHYLNRVAHGSILARPAIRVDRTGPGTAQLHGGQGQGIVVAHRANALAMDLAREAGIAAVGVSNSSHCGAVGLYSRAAARQGLIGMAFTHSDSIAAPHGGHHAFFGTNPISMAFPRADGEPLCLDMATTSIPWNRVMNARRDGVALPPSVALDAQGSDCTDADAVRALRPLGGIEYGHKGYGLAMMIELLCGPLNGNPFGPHISPMYDALDQPRELGAFFIVIDPQRFAGGAALAGVVAAMAVELSQAPGAPRMPGDPETEAQAERLRDGIPVPPALWNEMKAWSQRLGVALPARRA from the coding sequence ATGCCTGCTGATAGCCGAGTGGACGCCGTTGAATGGGAACGCTGGGGCGCCGCCTGCCTGCGCGCGCAAGACTTCAACGAGGACGATGCGCGCTGCCTGGCGGCCAGCCTGACGCAAACCAGCTTATGGGGCATCGACTCGCACGGCATGGCGCGGCTGCCGCATTACCTGAACCGCGTGGCGCATGGCTCCATCCTGGCGCGCCCGGCTATCCGCGTTGACCGCACGGGCCCGGGCACGGCGCAATTGCACGGCGGGCAAGGGCAGGGCATCGTGGTGGCGCACCGCGCCAACGCGCTGGCGATGGACCTGGCGCGTGAAGCCGGCATCGCGGCCGTTGGCGTCAGCAATTCCTCGCACTGCGGCGCGGTGGGCCTGTATAGCCGCGCGGCCGCCCGGCAAGGCTTGATCGGCATGGCCTTCACGCATTCGGATTCCATTGCCGCGCCCCATGGCGGCCATCACGCCTTCTTCGGCACCAACCCCATTTCGATGGCGTTCCCGCGCGCGGACGGCGAGCCGCTATGCCTGGACATGGCCACCACCTCCATCCCGTGGAACCGCGTCATGAACGCCCGCCGCGACGGCGTGGCCCTGCCACCCAGCGTGGCGTTGGACGCCCAAGGCAGTGATTGCACGGACGCCGACGCAGTGCGCGCGTTACGGCCCTTGGGCGGCATCGAGTACGGCCACAAGGGCTACGGGCTGGCCATGATGATTGAGCTGCTGTGCGGCCCCTTGAACGGCAATCCCTTTGGTCCGCACATCTCACCCATGTACGACGCGCTGGATCAGCCACGGGAATTGGGCGCGTTCTTTATCGTGATTGATCCGCAACGCTTTGCGGGCGGCGCGGCGCTGGCGGGCGTGGTGGCGGCGATGGCGGTGGAACTGTCGCAAGCACCCGGCGCGCCGCGCATGCCGGGCGACCCCGAAACCGAGGCCCAGGCCGAGCGCTTGCGCGATGGCATTCCCGTGCCGCCCGCCCTGTGGAACGAGATGAAGGCCTGGAGCCAGCGCCTGGGTGTGGCGCTACCCGCGCGCCGCGCTTAA
- a CDS encoding branched-chain amino acid ABC transporter permease: MHMSPRFLVASALLLLLALVPVYAHWQGEPFLLALFGRVLVYGVAALALNLLLGSGGMVSFGHALYLGLGAYSVGVMSHYGIESGWLHLAGALAGCAVVGLVSGYVVMRTSGIAFIMITLAFAQMFYFLATGLDGFGGDDGMSLFAGSDFGAFRLDTPLALYYTAFGVLLAVLGLMHRLIHAPFGMALRGCQANERRMRALGFPTLRYRLAAYVISAMICGVAGVLLANLTMYVSPSYLAWTTSGELIVMVVLGGIGTLFGPVAGALAFLLLEEGLKLLTGHWMLIMGLLIVGVVLVSRRGVYGSLRDTPWRGRNAARRQPAEQAQGSLGETP, from the coding sequence ATGCACATGTCTCCGCGCTTTCTGGTGGCCTCCGCCCTGCTGCTGTTGCTGGCCCTGGTGCCGGTGTACGCGCACTGGCAGGGCGAACCTTTTCTGTTGGCGCTGTTTGGCCGCGTGCTGGTCTACGGCGTGGCCGCGCTGGCGCTGAATCTGCTGCTGGGCTCTGGCGGCATGGTCAGCTTCGGCCATGCGCTGTACCTGGGGCTGGGCGCGTATTCCGTGGGTGTGATGTCGCACTACGGCATTGAAAGCGGCTGGCTGCATCTGGCTGGGGCGCTGGCCGGCTGCGCCGTGGTGGGTCTGGTCAGCGGCTACGTGGTGATGCGCACCTCCGGCATCGCCTTCATCATGATCACGCTAGCGTTTGCACAGATGTTCTATTTCCTGGCGACGGGGCTGGACGGCTTTGGCGGCGACGACGGCATGTCGCTGTTTGCCGGCAGCGACTTCGGCGCGTTCCGGCTGGATACGCCGCTGGCGCTGTACTACACGGCCTTTGGCGTGCTGCTGGCGGTGCTGGGCCTGATGCACCGGCTGATCCATGCGCCCTTCGGCATGGCGTTGCGCGGCTGCCAGGCAAACGAACGCCGCATGCGCGCGCTGGGCTTTCCCACCTTGCGCTACCGGCTTGCGGCCTACGTGATATCGGCCATGATCTGCGGCGTGGCCGGCGTGCTGCTGGCGAACCTGACCATGTATGTGTCGCCGTCCTACCTGGCCTGGACTACGTCGGGCGAACTGATCGTGATGGTGGTGCTGGGCGGCATCGGCACGCTGTTCGGCCCCGTGGCGGGCGCGCTGGCGTTCCTGTTGCTGGAAGAAGGGCTGAAGCTGCTGACCGGGCACTGGATGCTGATCATGGGCCTGCTGATCGTGGGCGTGGTGCTGGTATCGCGGCGTGGGGTGTACGGCAGCCTGCGCGACACGCCCTGGCGTGGCCGCAACGCGGCGCGGCGGCAACCTGCGGAACAAGCGCAAGGGTCGCTGGGAGAAACGCCATGA
- a CDS encoding fumarylacetoacetate hydrolase family protein, with amino-acid sequence MKLMRYGAKGAEKPGLIDAEGKVRDLSAVLPDITAQTLGAARLAELRALDASTLPLVANPGRVAPPWSGMGKFICIGLNYADHAAESGLPVPAEPVIFMKPTSAVVGPNDPVVLPQDSIKTDWEVELGVVIGEKARYVSEADAMKHVAGYCVVNDVSEREYQIERGGTWDKGKGCDTFGPIGPWLATADEIPNPQDLEMWLEVNGKRYQNGSTRTMVFGVAQLVAYVSRFMTLYPGDLISTGTPPGVGMGQKPAPIYLKAGDEIKLGIAGLGEQRQRVHAWDPALIDG; translated from the coding sequence ATGAAACTGATGCGCTATGGCGCCAAGGGCGCCGAGAAACCTGGCCTGATCGACGCCGAGGGCAAGGTGCGCGACCTGTCTGCCGTGCTGCCCGATATCACCGCGCAAACACTAGGCGCCGCGCGCCTGGCCGAACTGCGCGCGCTGGATGCGTCCACGCTGCCGCTGGTGGCGAACCCGGGGCGCGTGGCGCCGCCGTGGAGCGGCATGGGCAAGTTCATTTGCATTGGCCTGAACTACGCCGACCACGCCGCCGAATCGGGCTTGCCCGTGCCGGCCGAACCCGTCATCTTCATGAAGCCGACCTCAGCGGTGGTCGGCCCCAATGACCCCGTCGTGCTGCCGCAAGATTCCATCAAGACCGATTGGGAAGTGGAGCTGGGTGTGGTCATCGGTGAAAAGGCGCGCTACGTCAGCGAGGCCGACGCCATGAAGCACGTGGCCGGCTATTGCGTGGTGAACGACGTGTCCGAACGCGAATACCAGATTGAACGCGGCGGCACGTGGGACAAGGGCAAGGGCTGCGACACCTTCGGCCCCATCGGCCCGTGGCTGGCCACCGCCGACGAAATTCCCAATCCGCAAGACCTGGAGATGTGGCTGGAAGTGAACGGCAAGCGCTATCAGAACGGCAGCACGCGCACCATGGTGTTCGGCGTGGCGCAGTTGGTGGCGTACGTCAGCCGCTTCATGACGCTGTACCCCGGCGACCTCATCAGCACCGGCACGCCGCCCGGCGTGGGCATGGGGCAAAAGCCCGCGCCCATTTATTTGAAAGCGGGCGACGAGATCAAGCTGGGCATCGCGGGCCTGGGCGAACAGCGCCAGCGCGTGCATGCCTGGGACCCCGCGTTGATCGACGGCTGA
- a CDS encoding branched-chain amino acid ABC transporter permease yields the protein MSTTLLLVQALNGLQLGILLFLLAAGLTLVFGIMNFINLAHGSLYMMGAFIAATVFRHTGSFLLAGAAVIAGMAALGLLLDRIALARLYPRDHLDQVLATFGFILFFNELTRIIWGPAPISMGLPSWLSGTIDILGVTYPLYRFLIIVVGLLVAAGCYVLIHRTRLGMLIRAGSTDRMMVGALGVNIARLNTLLFVLGAVLAGLAGLMAGPILSAQTGMGEPILILTLVVIVIGGIGSVRGAFLAALMVGLIDTLGRALLPTLLRAALPPAAANAAGPAIASMLIYIVMALVLAMRPQGLFPVKHG from the coding sequence ATGTCCACGACGCTGCTGCTGGTGCAGGCCTTGAACGGCTTGCAGCTAGGCATACTGCTGTTCCTCTTGGCTGCCGGGCTGACGCTGGTGTTCGGCATCATGAACTTCATCAACCTGGCGCACGGGTCGCTGTACATGATGGGCGCGTTCATCGCAGCCACCGTGTTCCGCCACACGGGTTCGTTCCTGCTGGCGGGCGCCGCCGTCATCGCGGGCATGGCGGCATTGGGCCTGCTGCTGGACCGCATTGCGCTGGCGCGCCTATACCCGCGCGACCATCTGGACCAGGTGCTGGCCACCTTTGGCTTCATCCTGTTCTTCAACGAACTGACGCGCATCATCTGGGGCCCCGCGCCGATCAGCATGGGATTGCCGTCGTGGCTGTCGGGCACCATCGACATCCTGGGCGTCACGTATCCGCTGTACCGCTTCCTGATCATCGTGGTGGGCCTGCTGGTGGCGGCCGGTTGCTATGTGCTGATCCACCGCACGCGGCTGGGCATGCTGATCCGGGCGGGGTCCACCGACCGCATGATGGTGGGCGCGCTGGGCGTGAACATCGCGCGGCTGAACACCTTGCTGTTCGTGCTGGGCGCGGTGCTGGCGGGCCTGGCGGGGTTGATGGCCGGCCCCATCCTGTCGGCGCAGACCGGCATGGGCGAACCGATTCTGATCCTGACGCTGGTGGTGATCGTCATCGGCGGTATCGGCTCGGTGCGCGGGGCATTCCTGGCCGCGCTGATGGTGGGGCTGATCGACACGCTGGGCCGCGCGCTGCTGCCCACGCTGCTGCGCGCGGCCTTGCCTCCCGCCGCCGCCAACGCGGCCGGCCCGGCGATTGCGTCCATGCTGATCTACATCGTGATGGCGCTGGTGCTGGCGATGCGGCCGCAGGGCCTGTTTCCCGTCAAGCACGGATAA
- a CDS encoding TRAP transporter large permease encodes MGILIGTFLLLMILGLPVAVSMVGASLLFILVSGSVPDVVVAQRMIAGIESFPLLAVPFFILAGNLMNIAGITGRIYNFAVALVGWMRGGLGQVNIIGSVVFAGMSGTAIADAAGLGTIEIKAMKDHGYETEFAVGVTAASATLGPIIPPSLPFVIYGMMANVSIGSLFLAGLIPGAVLTLLMMLTVAYYARRNNWGGDVAFNWKRLGGAGLEVLIVLAFPLSIWLMTLAGVSPNLATGIAFAALLLLDWRFNFSAVMALMAPVILIGGMTLGWFTPTEAAVAAVIWALFLGLVRYRSMTLRTLAKASFDTIETTASVLFIVTAASVFAWLLTTTQAAQALTDAILSVTQNKWVFLLMANVLILIVGCFIDTIAAITILVPILLPIVLQLGIDPVHFGLIMVLNLMIGLLHPPMGMVLFVLARVSRLSVERTTMAILPWLLPLFVALIAITYIPQITLWLPTAMGMAGK; translated from the coding sequence ATGGGCATTTTGATTGGAACGTTTCTGCTGTTGATGATCCTGGGCCTGCCGGTGGCGGTGTCCATGGTGGGCGCGTCGCTGCTGTTCATTCTGGTTTCCGGCAGCGTGCCCGACGTGGTGGTGGCGCAGCGCATGATCGCGGGCATTGAATCGTTTCCGCTTCTGGCCGTGCCGTTTTTCATCCTGGCGGGCAACCTGATGAACATCGCCGGCATCACCGGCCGCATCTACAACTTCGCGGTGGCGCTGGTGGGCTGGATGCGCGGCGGCCTGGGGCAGGTGAACATCATCGGCTCGGTGGTGTTCGCCGGCATGTCGGGCACCGCGATTGCCGACGCGGCGGGCCTGGGCACCATTGAAATCAAGGCCATGAAAGACCATGGCTACGAGACCGAGTTCGCGGTGGGCGTCACCGCCGCGTCTGCCACGCTGGGCCCCATCATTCCGCCGTCCTTGCCCTTCGTCATCTACGGCATGATGGCCAACGTGTCGATCGGCTCGCTGTTCCTGGCGGGCCTGATCCCGGGCGCCGTGCTGACCCTGTTGATGATGCTGACGGTGGCCTACTACGCGCGCCGCAACAACTGGGGCGGCGACGTCGCGTTCAACTGGAAGCGCCTGGGTGGCGCGGGGCTGGAAGTGCTGATCGTGCTGGCGTTTCCGCTGTCGATCTGGTTGATGACGCTGGCCGGCGTATCGCCCAACCTGGCCACCGGCATCGCGTTCGCGGCGCTGCTGCTATTGGACTGGCGCTTCAACTTTTCGGCCGTCATGGCCTTGATGGCGCCGGTAATCTTGATTGGCGGCATGACGCTGGGCTGGTTCACCCCCACCGAGGCCGCCGTGGCCGCCGTGATCTGGGCGCTGTTCCTGGGCCTGGTGCGCTACCGCTCGATGACGTTGCGCACGTTGGCCAAGGCGTCGTTCGACACCATCGAGACCACCGCATCCGTGCTGTTCATCGTGACGGCGGCATCCGTCTTTGCCTGGCTGCTGACCACGACGCAGGCCGCGCAGGCGCTGACCGACGCCATCCTGAGCGTGACGCAGAACAAGTGGGTATTCCTGTTGATGGCCAACGTGCTGATCCTGATCGTGGGATGCTTCATCGACACCATTGCCGCCATCACGATCCTGGTTCCCATCCTGCTGCCCATCGTGCTGCAACTGGGCATCGACCCGGTTCACTTCGGCCTGATCATGGTCTTGAACCTGATGATCGGCCTGCTGCATCCCCCCATGGGCATGGTGCTGTTCGTGTTGGCCAGGGTCTCGCGGCTGTCGGTTGAACGCACCACCATGGCCATCCTGCCGTGGCTGCTGCCGCTGTTCGTGGCGCTGATCGCCATTACCTACATCCCGCAGATCACGCTGTGGCTGCCCACTGCCATGGGCATGGCCGGCAAATAA
- a CDS encoding ABC transporter ATP-binding protein produces MSTLRVENLVKRYGGLTVTDDLSLNVHAGELHAVIGPNGAGKTTLIGQLSGELRPDSGRVLLDGRDITRMPVNTRVRHGLARSYQITSVFKPFTALENVVMAVQVRRGHSFRFWQPVLSTTALTDPAREALALTGLSARADTPAGELAHGELRQLELAMVLACQPSLLLLDEPMAGMSQHESEAMTRLLLQLRGRYTILLVEHDMQAVFALSDRITVLVYGSALACGTADQIRNNPQVRECYLGSERASARGRRGKVEGEAKQGEPA; encoded by the coding sequence ATGAGCACTCTGCGTGTTGAAAACCTGGTGAAGCGCTACGGCGGCCTGACGGTTACCGATGACTTGTCGTTGAACGTGCACGCGGGCGAACTGCACGCCGTGATCGGGCCGAACGGCGCGGGCAAGACCACGCTGATCGGCCAGCTTAGCGGCGAACTGCGGCCCGACAGCGGGCGCGTGCTGCTGGACGGCCGCGACATTACCCGCATGCCGGTGAACACGCGCGTGCGCCACGGGCTGGCGCGTTCTTACCAGATCACCTCTGTCTTCAAACCCTTTACCGCCCTGGAAAACGTGGTGATGGCGGTGCAGGTGCGGCGCGGCCACAGCTTCCGGTTCTGGCAGCCCGTGCTGTCGACCACCGCCCTGACCGACCCGGCCCGCGAGGCGCTGGCGTTGACCGGCTTGTCGGCCCGCGCCGATACGCCCGCGGGTGAACTCGCGCATGGCGAACTACGGCAATTGGAACTGGCCATGGTGCTGGCTTGCCAGCCGTCGCTGCTGTTGCTGGACGAGCCCATGGCGGGCATGAGCCAGCACGAATCCGAGGCCATGACGCGCCTGCTCTTGCAACTGCGCGGACGCTACACGATCTTGCTGGTGGAGCACGACATGCAGGCCGTGTTTGCGCTGTCTGACCGCATTACGGTGCTGGTGTACGGCAGCGCGCTGGCCTGCGGCACGGCGGACCAGATTCGCAATAATCCGCAGGTGCGCGAATGCTACCTGGGCAGCGAACGCGCCAGCGCGCGCGGCAGGCGGGGGAAGGTCGAAGGCGAAGCCAAACAAGGAGAACCCGCATGA
- a CDS encoding ABC transporter ATP-binding protein: MSALLSLRGVTAHYGASQALFGIDLDIGPGEFVTLLGRNGMGKSTTVKTVMGLTRATQGSIVFDGQDISRLPSYKVAQCGIGLVPEGRHIFPNLSVRENLVATAHNRQGLAEPWTLDRVYALFPRLSERARHLGSHLSGGEQQMLAIGRALLTNPRLLILDEATEGLAPVVREEIWAALDSLKATGLAVLCIDKNLEPLLATADHHAIVEKGRVAWTGSSQAFLDDEPRLLQYLGV, translated from the coding sequence ATGAGCGCGCTGCTATCGCTGCGGGGCGTGACCGCGCACTATGGCGCCAGCCAGGCGCTGTTCGGAATCGACCTGGATATCGGGCCAGGTGAATTCGTGACCTTGCTGGGCCGCAACGGCATGGGCAAGTCCACCACCGTCAAGACGGTGATGGGGCTGACCCGCGCCACGCAAGGCAGCATCGTGTTCGATGGCCAGGACATCAGCCGGCTACCGTCGTACAAAGTGGCGCAATGTGGCATCGGGCTGGTGCCGGAAGGCCGGCACATATTTCCCAACCTGTCGGTGCGTGAAAACCTGGTGGCCACCGCGCACAATCGCCAGGGCCTGGCGGAACCGTGGACGCTGGACCGTGTGTACGCGCTGTTTCCGCGCTTGTCCGAACGTGCGCGGCATCTGGGCAGCCATCTATCGGGCGGTGAACAGCAGATGCTGGCGATCGGGCGGGCGCTGCTGACCAACCCGCGCTTGCTGATCCTGGATGAAGCCACCGAAGGCCTGGCGCCGGTGGTGCGTGAAGAAATCTGGGCAGCGCTGGACAGCCTGAAAGCAACCGGCCTGGCCGTGCTGTGCATCGACAAGAACCTGGAACCGCTACTTGCCACGGCCGACCATCACGCCATCGTCGAGAAGGGCCGCGTGGCGTGGACGGGCTCGTCGCAAGCCTTCCTGGACGACGAGCCGCGCCTGTTGCAGTACCTGGGCGTTTAA
- a CDS encoding SDR family oxidoreductase: MSQRLQGKTAIVTAAGQGIGRAVAEAFAREGADVLAVDINADALLTLSGCRTQVLDVTDGRAIAALVAGAGPVNVLFNGAGFVHAGTILDCDEEAWDFSFNLNVRSMYRLIRACLPGMLARGAGSIVNMASVAGSIKGAPNRCAYGATKAAVIGLTKSVAADFVAQGIRCNAICPGTVESPSLRQRIEAQAAASGQTIAAVEAAFTARQPMGRIGRTDEIAALAVYLASDESAFTTGTAQVIDGGWSN, encoded by the coding sequence ATGTCGCAAAGACTGCAAGGCAAGACCGCCATCGTGACCGCCGCCGGCCAGGGCATCGGCCGCGCCGTGGCCGAGGCGTTCGCGCGCGAAGGCGCCGACGTGCTGGCCGTGGACATCAATGCCGACGCGCTGCTGACGCTGTCCGGCTGCCGCACGCAAGTGCTGGACGTGACCGACGGGCGCGCCATTGCCGCGCTGGTCGCAGGTGCCGGGCCGGTGAATGTGCTGTTCAACGGCGCGGGCTTCGTCCACGCCGGCACCATCCTGGACTGCGACGAAGAGGCGTGGGACTTTTCCTTCAACCTGAACGTGCGGTCCATGTATCGGCTGATCCGCGCCTGCCTGCCCGGCATGTTGGCGCGCGGTGCAGGGTCCATCGTCAACATGGCGTCAGTGGCAGGCAGCATCAAGGGCGCGCCCAACCGCTGCGCCTATGGCGCGACGAAAGCCGCCGTGATCGGGCTGACCAAGTCGGTGGCGGCGGACTTCGTGGCGCAAGGCATCCGCTGCAATGCCATCTGCCCGGGCACCGTGGAATCGCCGTCCTTGCGCCAGCGCATCGAAGCGCAGGCCGCGGCCAGCGGGCAGACGATAGCCGCTGTCGAAGCCGCCTTCACCGCCCGCCAACCCATGGGCCGCATTGGCCGCACCGATGAAATCGCCGCGCTGGCGGTGTATCTTGCCAGCGATGAATCCGCCTTCACCACCGGCACCGCCCAGGTGATCGACGGCGGCTGGTCCAACTGA